The segment GAAAagtaaaatagaaacataaaataaagacCGTTCTAATGGAAGATCTGCCACCCTTCACACCATGGGCGGGTCCTTCCTTTGTCTGTCCGTTCTTGAGATAATCAAACCTGATTTGCTCAATACCTCTACCAACTGCGATATGTATCTTTGTCACACCGTCGTGATCACCTCCATCATCCCATTCATTGCCTCCGTTGCCACCTTGAGCGTCAAGTTTTTGAGTACTAGATCCGCTTCCACTGTTTGAGTCATCACCTATGGAGTTAGAGCCGAAATAAGCTCCGATGGCATCGATAGCATTACTGCTACGTCCATGGAATCCAATAAGCTTTTCTCCACTTTCACCTTTGAACTCGAATTCGGTTCCCTTCATCTCACCGAATAAAGGAGAGGTAAATCCTTTAGAGGTTGTGAAGTACAGCGATGTGATAAGCGTTGTATCATAAGAGTAAATATGCTTGTAGGTTCCACCAACGGCAGTGATACTATCTTTCGGATAATCCACTGAaaactatatttcattttttttcagtAGTACAAACGAATTAGTAACGAAAAAACCGAGTATTTAACAAAAGCCACCAACATATTTATTTCGTACCTCTTTTAGTTCGCCACGAGCCGCTCCATGCTCACGGATCTCGACTTTTCCGTTCTTTACGTATTCGATCTTGATATAAGTTATGTTTACATCATCGGCTCCCACAGTTATTTTCTTCACACCTTCAAAACCAACATCGTTGAATCCTTGTCCTTTGTTACCACCAAGCGGTTCCATCGTGGCCGTTCAAATCCGTCAGATATCTCCTGAAAACACAACTATTCTTATTCTCTTTGTTTGGCAACTAAGGAGTGTGAGGACTAAGGATCAAACTCAAACTATTAAATACTACACATTATATTCACTTCCACCGCCAACTGGACCCGGTTTAAATTCAGCTATTTGACCCGTTCGATCAGAATTGTTAATTATCGTGTGAAACCATAACCATATTTTCCATTCAAAAATAAACTGATGAAAAAATACTATATGGTTAAATgtacagtttttttaaaaaacgacACGATCGGTATCagaagaaaataagaaacaaagCATGATATTTAGGAGAGGAAAAGACAACAAAGCAGCAAAAAATGTCTACTACTTTGTCCGGGAACATCGTGGACCAATGGTAAAGACTGATGGATTTATTCCTGACTAGGTTGCGAGTTCAAATCCTGTTAGAAAGAACTACTAAATGATTGTCTCTAGATATCCCACACGGTCAGCACATTTGCAAACCCGGTACGTGAGGCTAATCATAGTGCACGCATTCTCGAaaaaatagtttggatatgtttGGATCTGAGATCTACCCTGAGTTATTACTAGTTACTACGGTCTACGAACTTTTTTTatagaaagtaaaagaaaaagaagtttatCTAGGAAATGTAGCCACATacaaaatgttttgttttatatccaAATCCTACCTATCTTTGATCTGATATACATAATAATCAAGAAAACTAGAAATGTGATAGAATATTTTTCGACCAAAAATGGAGAGAGTACCTGACTGAAAGATGATGGGGGAGAAGAGTGAATCGCAATGATTTGGGGTGGCTAATGGTTTGATATTTATTGTCATTTTGGCGATAAGGTTAGATAGCCGTAGAGAATAATTGGTGTAGAAAATTCGCACGTTTTCTTTAATTCTGTCGCCAAAATGTATACAATCATTCTCAGTCTCCACCGTCcagaaataaatcaaaaaaagtGTTGCACTATAAGTCTAATACTAATATAGTTAGTTCCATTGCTTATGATTGTAACAGTGCAATAATTAGTGCATAAATAagctttaaatttaaaacaagaaaaatatatggcttttttttttatcactgaAATGATTCATTAAGAAAAAGCTGGAATGAGCCCAAACCAGGCCCATTCGAAGAGGTCTTAACACAAAAGGAGATGGGCTTTTAGAGCCTACTTTGCTAAACTGTCTGCTAAAGAGTTTTCAGATCGACGAAAGTGCGAGAAAGAAATAGTTGCAAATTCAGAGGAGATCAATCGGATGTCTTTCACTATATCGATGATCTCTTTTGACTGGGTGTTGCCGGTGATTGCTCTAATGAGCGTTCTGTTGTCGGAGAAGACGTTGAGAGACGAGACCTCCAGGGTTTGAGCCATGCATAAGGCTGATCTGAGCGCCATAGCCTCTGCGACGAGTGGAGATCCGACGAACTTCTCAATTGCTGTTCCTTCAATTGGAGCCTCCAAGTGTGCGCCGGTAAAGACCCAGGCTACTCCTGCTAGCCGATGATCCTTGTTCCATGCCGCATCCGTCTTGCAAGTTATAAGGCGTTGGTGTCGATGATCTGTTGTTGTGCTTCCTTGCGGTGTAGGTTTTAGATTAGGTATATGTGCTTTTGTTGAAAACTTTATAGGTAAAAATAATGTAGAAAGTGCTTCAAAAGCTAAACAAATTCTTACTAATCATACTCTCATGTTTTTAtgaatttcttatatatactaGAACCCGTGCGATATCGAacgaaaactaaataaatatttatattttctttttgagacAAATACCATGCTTTATTAATTCAGAAGGAAGAGGTTAGCTTCTTGAACTAGCCATCCCAAAATTACAGAGTTTACATAGGAGAAAATAGAATTTCGTAAACAATCTCTTTTAGGAAGAAGGTCCGTTTTTACATTACGCTCTCTAGGGATGAAAGAAATTGAAAAAGATgaaagaaattgaaaaaaactGTAGAAGATGATGATAGATCAATGAATTCATTCCATTCTGTAGCCATAGCAGGCCACTCTTCTGCATCGTTAATCAGTTTGACAAGTTGAAGAGAGTCCGATTCAAAGGACATCGATGTAATATGATTAGTGATCTTAAATTATACGTGGACGTTTTTAATGATCTTAATGACTTATATACtcaacttttataaataaaaaaaatatgtatatatatatatatttatattaatattaaaatatgccATTTTTAGATTTCACAGGATTTACCAATGTTATTCACAAAATACATATCTTGCTATTCAATTTATCTCCAATAAAATGAAAAACCGGATATAGTTATAATGTGCTAAAAAATAATGTAACACATTAGTGTGTAATAGTAATGAGTAATCACAtctatctatcctattaaaagtgaagtacaaatgggaaATAACCCTGACTTTTTCTCATTATTTACGACTCCCTGCCAttggttttattaaaaaagatttGCTAACTAATCTACCTCATTTCACGCAAATCTAACCTACAAAAAGGCCCATTACGTTTTTGAGTCAACAATTTGATGGGCTAAACCATAATAACTACACCTAATCTAGCTCATCTCACAGCAtgctcttttgtttttgtttttctttcccAACGGTTTGGGTAGTTTACTGGGGCCTACTGGCttccattttgttttgttttgtttccgtTTGGTTATTACATCCCTTTGGATGAAacaatttgaagtttttttttttgctagaaaataatctaaaatattaaaggggaagtacaaattatatttacccCTTAAAATTgcacaaatattataaaagaatgCCACTAGAGTTAAACACtatgttttgtatttaaattgaaCCGACGTCGATGTTACTAAACCGGTTCGTTGTACTTAAACCATTCAATTGTTGTAATAATTACCATTTCATGGCTTTAGTCATTCATTcttttccaaaatttaaaccataaCTTATGTAGAATagattctattttattttgactcTGCCAGGTATACACATAATTATTTCTAAACCAATGTCCAGGTATAAAATGAAAACCTGtacaacattatattttatactcaaataaaatgaaaacctgtacaacattatattttataattagacattaaacaaacataataaaatacaccaatctaaacaattaaaaaatatgaaagtataaaatttatgtttaacatattataatttcaaatatacatccgcgcgggcgcgcgggtcaaaagctagttctggtttaaaaaataaaaccctTTTTCTAGTCTTTATAGGATTCAACgaaaaaaataaatccaaaTGAAAATAACAGAGACATCCTTTATTCAtaagaaaatcaagaaacaaaCCATACAAGTGACTACACCAACGACACACTaagacagaaacaaaaaaacatagctCATCAAGTCACCTCGAATTGACAAATCCACAAGTTTGACTCTGATGTAACTTTATTCACAcggaaagaaagaaacaaacccCAACAAAGTTTTCAGTTGGCTACTGGAGCGAAATAAGCCCCAAGAGAAATGACGTGAGAGTCCGCGAAGCCATGAAAACCGACGATCTTCTTGCCTTTCACTTCAAGTAAAATGTCTGTACTTTCGTCTTCAGGAGATTTATCAAATCCATAATAGTCTGAAGTCTTTGTGTTGGTTTTGAATTGAAGTCCCGCAATTTTGTTGGATGAATCTGACCAACCCTTCACGGAAAGAAGATACTCGTTTGGATGACTTATCTCAAACTGCATGATCATGAGAAATCCAACATGAAAACTTTTAGTAATCTCATTATAACATATTTTGATTTGAGAGAAAAAgaatagaaacaaaataaacacCGTGTTAATGGAAGATCTGCCCCTCTTCACACCATGGGCGGGTCCTTCCTTTGCCTGTCCGTTCTTGACATACTCGAACCTGATTTGCTCAATCCATCCACCAACTGCAACATGTATCTTTGTCACACCATCGTGATCCCCCCCGTCGTCCCAGTGATTGCCTCCCTTTCCTCCTTGTACGTCCAGTCGTTGAGTGCTAGAACCGCTCTCAGTTCCTTTTCCTTCTTTTGAGTCGCCGCCCGGTTTAGAACCAGTGTCGAAGTAAGCCCCAATAGCATCAATAGACTGACCAGCACGTCCATGGAATCCAAGAAGCTTTTCTCCATTTTCACCTTTGAACTCGAATTCTGTTCCCTTCATCTCACCAAATAAAGGGGAGGTAAATCCTCTTGAGGTTGTGAAGTACAATGATGTGATCAGTGTTGTATCATATGTGAATATATGATTATAGCTTCCACCAACGGCCGTGATGTTATCATTGGGATAATCCACCGAAAACTGTATgtcaatttttaatttcatcagaaacaaaacaatacgtagaaaaaagaaattgaatATTCAGAgaattaaccaaaatatataatttatacctCCTTTAGTTGTCCACGACTTGTCCCGTGCTCACGGATTTCAGATTTTCCGTCCTTTACGTATTCGATCTTGATATAAGTTACACTAAATTCATCTGCTCCCACAGTTATTTTCTTTACACCATCAAAGCCAACATCGTTGAATTCATTTCCCTTGTCACCACCTAGAGGTCCCATCTTTCCGCCTTTGCTGGGATCGCCTCCTTGACCACCTTGTGAACCGTTGTCGAAATAAGCTCCGATGGCATCAATAGAATAACCAGCACGTCCATGGAACCCTAAAAGCTTTCTTCCATTTTCATCTTTGAACACGAAATCTTTTCCCTTTTTCTCACCAAATAATGAAGAGGTAAAGCCTTTAGAGGTTGTGAAGTATAGCGATGTGATAAGTGTTGTATCATAGGTGAAAATATGGTTGTAGCTTCCACCAACGGTCGTAATGTTATCATTTGGATAATCCACCGAGAactgtattttattttccatGAAAATCAAACAATTTAGTAGCACACCAATTTTATTGTATAAACAAAACTGCAAATCTCATAAATAGcactaaaaacattttttataacaaaatagcATACAAATAGAAAAGCCATCAAAATAACATTCATTAgcttaaaaaactaaataaacccaaacctaaattATTCTCCCACCCACTAAATACTAAAGTCAtatcactaaaccctaactcatatatatatatatatatattgtataatttagtatttacattttttaagttttttaattttaatatatttaattaattatgtaattacaaaaatatttggcTTTTATATTTTAGTGAATGGTAtataatttggaaaaaaaaatatcttgtaTGTTATTTCgtcacaaaaatattattttagaactatctatctatactattatttgta is part of the Raphanus sativus cultivar WK10039 chromosome 5, ASM80110v3, whole genome shotgun sequence genome and harbors:
- the LOC108858736 gene encoding uncharacterized protein LOC108858736, with protein sequence MSFESDSLQLVKLINDAEEWPAMATEWNEFIDLSSSSTFSTKAHIPNLKPTPQGSTTTDHRHQRLITCKTDAAWNKDHRLAGVAWVFTGAHLEAPIEGTAIEKFVGSPLVAEAMALRSALCMAQTLEVSSLNVFSDNRTLIRAITGNTQSKEIIDIVKDIRLISSEFATISFSHFRRSENSLADSLAK
- the LOC108862074 gene encoding jacalin-related lectin 5; its protein translation is MEPLGGNKGQGFNDVGFEGVKKITVGADDVNITYIKIEYVKNGKVEIREHGAARGELKEFSVDYPKDSITAVGGTYKHIYSYDTTLITSLYFTTSKGFTSPLFGEMKGTEFEFKGESGEKLIGFHGRSSNAIDAIGAYFGSNSIGDDSNSGSGSSTQKLDAQGGNGGNEWDDGGDHDGVTKIHIAVGRGIEQIRFDYLKNGQTKEGPAHGVKGGRSSIRTFEVSHPNEYLLSAKGWSDSSNKIVGIKFITNTKTSECYGFEKVPGEEGTDISLEVKDKKIVGFHGLADSQLNSLGAYFAPITS
- the LOC108836880 gene encoding jacalin-related lectin 5, with the translated sequence MKGTEFEFKGENGEKLLGFHGRAGQSIDAIGAYFDTGSKPGGDSKEGKGTESGSSTQRLDVQGGKGGNHWDDGGDHDGVTKIHVAVGGWIEQIRFEYVKNGQAKEGPAHGVKRGRSSINTFEISHPNEYLLSVKGWSDSSNKIAGLQFKTNTKTSDYYGFDKSPEDESTDILLEVKGKKIVGFHGFADSHVISLGAYFAPVAN